In Monodelphis domestica isolate mMonDom1 chromosome 3, mMonDom1.pri, whole genome shotgun sequence, the following proteins share a genomic window:
- the LOC107652154 gene encoding glutathione S-transferase theta-2-like, with protein MGLELYLDLISQPCRAVYLFAKANGLPFEVRSVELLKGQHLLDDFAKVNSLKRVPALKDGDFALAESVAILHYLSQKYSTPAHWYPKELQARARVEEYLSWHGDSIRGTFGTMLWIRVLGPLIDVHIPKEKADKNMAGMVQALQHLEQKFLQDKPFLTGDKISFADLMALEELIQTVYSGFDVFEGRPKLAAWRGRVEATLGEKLCQETREALHKLCAEPRAFQDIPSFMKERMKLRLTRIP; from the exons ATGGGCCTCGAGCTCTACCTGGACCTGATCTCCCAGCCGTGCCGCGCCGTCTACCTGTTTGCCAAGGCGAATGGGCTCCCCTTCGAGGTGCGGAGCGTAGAGCTGCTGAAGG GGCAGCACCTGCTGGATGACTTCGCCAAAGTGAACAGCCTGAAGAGAGTGCCGGCCCTGAAGGACGGAGACTTTGCCTTGGCCGAGAG TGTGGCCATCTTGCACTACTTGAGCCAGAAGTACAGCACCCCAGCTCACTGGTACCCTAAGGAGCTGCAGGCCCGGGCTCGGGTGGAAGAATACCTCTCCTGGCATGGCGACTCCATCCGTGGCACCTTTGGCACAATGCTGTGGATTCGG GTGCTGGGCCCTCTCATCGATGTCCACATCCCCAAGGAAAAAGCAGACAAGAATATGGCGGGCATGGTCCAAGCCCTGCAGCATCTGGAGCAGAAGTTCCTGCAGGACAAGCCCTTCCTCACAggggacaagatctcctttgcagATCTGATGGCTTTAGAGGAGCTGATTCAG ACTGTCTACTCTGGTTTTGATGTCTTCGAGGGGCGGCCCAAGCTGGCTGCTTGGCGTGGGCGGGTAGAGGCCACCTTGGGGGAGAAGCTATGCCAGGAGACCCGGGAAGCCCTCCACAAACTCTGTGCAGAGCCCAGAGCCTTCCAGGACATCCCTTCATTCATGAAGGAGAGGATGAAGCTTCGTCTTACAAGGATTCCCTAA